DNA from Gramella sp. MAR_2010_147:
AGGTGTCATTGAATGCCTATGAACGCTATATTAACGAGAGCGAAGAAGATCTTAAGAAAACACATCTCAAAAATCATTTAGTTTCTGTAAGAAATCGTGTGAACGAACTTAGCAACAAGAATTATCACTCATTATATCAAATGGAAAGTCCAGACTTTGTACTGCTTTTCATCCCTATAGAAGCAGCATTCGCAATTGCTTCTAATGAGTATCCAAGTCTTTATAGTGACGCTTTCGAAAAAAATATAATCATTGTCACCCCAACCACGCTACTCGCGGTTCTTAAAACCATTGACAGTATGTGGCAGAATGAAAAGCAAAAGCAAAATGCTATCCAGATAGCCACTCAGGCTGGTGCTTTGTATGATTCGTTTACGAATTTAACAGATGAATTATTGAAGATAGGCAGGCAAATTGGAACCGTACAGAATTCTTATGAAGGCGCCATGAAGAAACTTACCGGTAAAGGAAATCTTATTAGAAGAGTAGAAAAACTTAAAAAATTAGGAGCCAAAGCCAGCAAGCAGCTCGATCAAAAATTGATAAATCGCGCAGAGAACGAAGATGAAGATGAAATAGAAGAATCTGAAAGCTCAACATTAAACCTATGATGAAGAAAATAATAGTCTGTACTTACCTTTCCCTCACATTTTTCATTTGTCAGCTAACTGCTCAGGAAATTTACTTTCCTCCTGCTGGTAAATGGCAGGAAAAGTCGGCCACCGAATATAATTTGAATTTTTCTGAGGCCATAGAATTTGCTAAATCTAACGAATATTCAGAATCAAAGGATTTAAGACAAGCTATTTTAAAGGGTTTTCAGCATGAACCCTATCACGAAATTTCAGGCCCCACCAAAAGAAGAGGTGGTCCTGCAGGAATGATCCTGAAAGATGGATACATTGTAGCCCAATGGGGAAATACCAGAAGGGTTGATATGACCTTTAGCGTCACTAAAAGTTTTCTTTCTACCACCGCACTTGTCGCCAAAGACAAGGGATTAATTTCAGACTTTACTGAACCCGTAGCGAATTATGTTTGGGATGATACTTTTGAAGGGGAACATAACTCAAAGATCACCTGGAAACATTTGCTTCAACAAAATTCTGATTGGAGCGGGCAGCTTTGGGGTGGTTTTGACTGGGCCGACAGACCTTCTCAAGAACAGACTATTGACGAATGGAGATCCAGAGAATTACATGAACCAGGTACACACTTTAAATACAACGATATTCGTGTAAATGTATTAGCCTATTCATTGTTAAACGTTTTTAGAAAACCTTTACCTAAAGTTCTAAAAGAGAATATCATGGATCCTATAGACGCTTCTCAATCTTGGCGCTGGTTTGGGTATGAGAATTCATGGACTACCATAGACGGACTTAAGATGCAGTCTGTAAGCGGTGGCGGGCATTCCGGCGGAGGAATGTTCATCAACACCGAAGATATGGCCAGGTTCGGGCTTCTTTTTATGAATAACGGAATGTGGAATGGGCAAGAATTGATTTCTAATGAACTGATAGATGAAGCAATGAGCCCCTCGGTACCAAATCCAAATTATGGGTATATGTGGTGGCTTAATTCCAAAGGTAGCCGTAATATGGAAAATATTGATAATGATATTTTTTATGCGGCGGGATTCGGTGGAAATTTCATAATCGTAGATCAAAAAAACAATCTGGTTATTGTGACCAGATGGCTGGAGCCTTCAAAACTCGAAGAATTCCTGAATATCGTTTATAAAAATATTTAGAATGAAAAAGACCTTATTATATATCCTTGGTGGAATATTTATCGTATGGTTGCTATATTATGCATTCATCTATTTTGTACCGTACAGTGAAGGTACACGCAGCGGAGAATTGATCAAGTTTAGTCACAAAGGCGTGATTGTAAAAACCTGGGAAGGTGAAATAAGCCAGGGGATTAGCGGCGCTCAAATCTTTCAGTTTTCGGTTTTAGACAGAAATAACGATGTGATCAAAGAATTACAGGAATACGAAGGGAATTATGTAAAACTAACTTATGTTGAACGCTTTGCGACCTTTTTTTTCTGGGGAGACACTAACTATTTTATCACCGAAGTAGAGAAATCAGAAAGTCCGCATTTTAGAAAATAGCATGGAGAAATTTAAAAATATAAAAGAAAGCCAGGTAGTTATTTCAGAATTGATGCTTCCCTCCCATTCTAATTTTAATGGAAAGATTCATGGAGGCTATATTTTATCGCTATTAGATCAAATCGCTTTTGCCTGTGCCTCCAAACATTCTGCAACCTATTGTGTAACCGCGAGTGTAGATACCGTAGATTTTTTAAAACCCATTGAAATAGGTGAACTGGTCACCATGAAAGCATCGGTTAATTACGTTGGAACCAGTTCAATGGTGATAGGGATTCGTGTGGAAGCCGAAAATATTCAAACAGGTGCTAAAAAACATTGCAACTCTTCTTATTTCACTATGGTTGCAAAAGATGATAAAGGGAACTCCGTTCCCGTTCCTGGTCTTATACTAAAAACTAATGATCAGATAAGACGTTTTGCTAAAAGTATTAAACGGAAGAGTATGAAGATGAACCGAATCCAGGAATTTCATGAAACCGATTTCTCTTCTGAAAAATACCTTCACATTCTTGAAGATCATAAAGCTAAAATTGAGCGGAATTCTTGAAGTCCTTCGGATTTATATTTGCCATTTTTATTGCCATAGGAATTGCCTATTTATTTCCTCAGGGAATAGAACTGCTTCCTTTAAAAACAATTACCGATATTGGAATTGGCTTAATTTTCTTTTTTTATGGATTAAAATTATACCCGACAGAGTTTAAAGCAGGTTTGGTTAATTATAAAGTCCATATAATAATTCACCTCACTACTTTTATTGTTTTTCCCTTACTCTGCCTGCTCTGTGCGCCACTATTTGAAGATGGACTAAGATCTGATCTCTGGATCGCCTTATTTTTTCTAGGAACACTACCCTCAACCGTCTCATCGTCTGTGGTCATGGTTGCTCTGGCAAAGGGAAACTTACCCACTGCGATTTTCAATGCAAGTCTCTCAGGACTTATCGGGATTTTTGCCACTCCACTATGGATTGGTTTTATCCTTGAAAAAACGGCCGATTTTGATTTTCTGATAGTCCTTCAAAAACTCTGTTTACAGATCATAGCTCCCTTAGCTGCAGGTCTTTTTTTACAAAGATACTTTGGTGATCTCGCCAGAAGGTATGGAAGACAGCTAAGTCTTTTTGATAAGACCACTATTATTCTCATTATTTACTCAAGTTTCAGCAGCTCCTTTTCTTCAGCACTATTAAGGTCTATAGAAATCAGTGAACTTTTGAAAATGACGGGAATTGTTATTATACTTTTCTTCACTATTTTCTTTAGTCTCGCTTATTTTTCAAAAATATTAGGATTTAATAGGGAAGATAAAATTGCTGCACAGTTCTGCGGAACAAAAAAATCCCTGGTTCATGGTTCAGTCATGGTGCGGGTAATTTTTGGAAGTTCAGCCAGTTCAGGGCTCTTATTACTCCCCATCATGCTTTATCATTCTGCCCAACTCATTCTTATCGCCTGGTTTGCTGAAAAATATAGAAAAAGAGCTACAGCCAAATAACAATTTTAGCTATTTTAGAATAAAAATCATGAAATTCAACATTTTAAAGCTGATTCTTGTGGCACTTATCTTTATCTCC
Protein-coding regions in this window:
- a CDS encoding acyl-CoA thioesterase; translated protein: MEKFKNIKESQVVISELMLPSHSNFNGKIHGGYILSLLDQIAFACASKHSATYCVTASVDTVDFLKPIEIGELVTMKASVNYVGTSSMVIGIRVEAENIQTGAKKHCNSSYFTMVAKDDKGNSVPVPGLILKTNDQIRRFAKSIKRKSMKMNRIQEFHETDFSSEKYLHILEDHKAKIERNS
- a CDS encoding serine hydrolase — encoded protein: MKKIIVCTYLSLTFFICQLTAQEIYFPPAGKWQEKSATEYNLNFSEAIEFAKSNEYSESKDLRQAILKGFQHEPYHEISGPTKRRGGPAGMILKDGYIVAQWGNTRRVDMTFSVTKSFLSTTALVAKDKGLISDFTEPVANYVWDDTFEGEHNSKITWKHLLQQNSDWSGQLWGGFDWADRPSQEQTIDEWRSRELHEPGTHFKYNDIRVNVLAYSLLNVFRKPLPKVLKENIMDPIDASQSWRWFGYENSWTTIDGLKMQSVSGGGHSGGGMFINTEDMARFGLLFMNNGMWNGQELISNELIDEAMSPSVPNPNYGYMWWLNSKGSRNMENIDNDIFYAAGFGGNFIIVDQKNNLVIVTRWLEPSKLEEFLNIVYKNI
- a CDS encoding bile acid:sodium symporter, coding for MKSFGFIFAIFIAIGIAYLFPQGIELLPLKTITDIGIGLIFFFYGLKLYPTEFKAGLVNYKVHIIIHLTTFIVFPLLCLLCAPLFEDGLRSDLWIALFFLGTLPSTVSSSVVMVALAKGNLPTAIFNASLSGLIGIFATPLWIGFILEKTADFDFLIVLQKLCLQIIAPLAAGLFLQRYFGDLARRYGRQLSLFDKTTIILIIYSSFSSSFSSALLRSIEISELLKMTGIVIILFFTIFFSLAYFSKILGFNREDKIAAQFCGTKKSLVHGSVMVRVIFGSSASSGLLLLPIMLYHSAQLILIAWFAEKYRKRATAK
- a CDS encoding 6-phosphogluconate dehydrogenase, with the protein product MKKTLLYILGGIFIVWLLYYAFIYFVPYSEGTRSGELIKFSHKGVIVKTWEGEISQGISGAQIFQFSVLDRNNDVIKELQEYEGNYVKLTYVERFATFFFWGDTNYFITEVEKSESPHFRK